The Gammaproteobacteria bacterium genome has a window encoding:
- a CDS encoding DUF4375 domain-containing protein: MVVSVKGVIDNGGFHYFMERDLPEKTRHAETAESFRIIGQGEVALMIETACELVGDVRGLNYEQRKERLERYSEIIQKLDSDFYRWSDRIDAALELMVRNFCSVMATTMPNLRCNGRLVDRFRAL, translated from the coding sequence GTGGTAGTATCGGTTAAAGGTGTGATTGATAATGGCGGTTTCCATTATTTTATGGAACGCGATCTTCCGGAAAAAACGCGACATGCCGAGACGGCAGAATCATTTAGAATAATTGGTCAAGGTGAAGTAGCATTGATGATTGAGACTGCCTGTGAACTCGTTGGCGATGTTCGTGGGTTAAATTACGAGCAACGAAAAGAACGATTGGAACGATATAGTGAAATTATCCAAAAACTTGATTCAGACTTCTATAGATGGTCTGACAGAATCGATGCTGCTCTTGAACTTATGGTAAGAAATTTCTGTTCAGTGATGGCTACAACGATGCCTAACTTGCGATGCAACGGACGCCTCGTCGACCGTTTCCGTGCTTTATGA